In Neovison vison isolate M4711 chromosome 11, ASM_NN_V1, whole genome shotgun sequence, one genomic interval encodes:
- the LCORL gene encoding ligand-dependent nuclear receptor corepressor-like protein isoform X2, which translates to MDEKCSFCNLQREAVSDCIPSLDSSQSTPTEELSSQGQSNTEKIECQAENYLNALFRKKDLPQNCDPNIPLVAQELMKKMIRQFAIEYISKSGKIQENRNGSIGPSLICKSIQMNQAENSLQEEQEGPLDLTVNRMQEQNTQQGDGVLDLSTKKTSIKSEESSICDPSSENSMAGSTVDAKSEEATKMEKGKSALSKVLESLCIHHQQQVLAMLKFLVQEQNTASLCYCNTSYTVSSESQKPLIEDDLHGLFCSCEYRLAERGYLQNERQSPGFVPLPVCIKDLHCLSCQTVTIEHIKTVVNRGIANSYNSHRCCSGLLPNIHNTKSTFHAPLSSREVCDVSVSLKDVCRSRSPSPPPLSPVQTEGFEKLKDVVPELSALENNRLEININQPPSLTPAEINSDKGEPEGKVHKTKKPSNSDYLLLEDSDNCTANHEKDETTVIFQDLMDRINEKLKSIEATDVTSFIKLSSSDCSTDNDLKLRDLISSLLHNAKASDYSFMELLSQHDKKVENKIIQTRFRKRQETLFSMHSSPDSPMFRRQSLQIKRELASLDENFVRKKYTEKNSRKLTRNDEIFSMDKEEFYHCQGSLQNSKNRQDNNHTETSFSPDCALQSLQLPLHSLETNLAFDAFSESFKTTFPEKMSIRKSQEKSAGGKKLLQNHKENPNLENTQAPLKSDVSQLLSRTKRNIVPPGWYSIYVTNNYVFKKSPKAKKVSESTKKKDPMKNIQLESSHNIDLNKIAMNSNLQVVVERLEDTINMAQKSLNNRSLSEGCKASKKLIEVNGKDQTAGRNVTLTVSRMACKEQSLSKSVVATSNIKSNHIPTIDLNSKRLDNLEKTSVLDTSSLISSVQSVSAKYEAIESSPFSSYSSPIKLMFLSEVKSSEGVKYTLTSVGTSKSNIELPSEKYLTHHVIEKKTMTNKNVPNANFEKDSSNLNDSDTLQGELNKFNCAKETTESPAMFIDGMNSDKPQDEPKENPSNGIDSSFKRKPGRPKKIGPQVVKQIKRPIGRPPKPKTNQTDITICQNESSSAGKKSPESLLSEVGEGIYKKSITVTVIYGRSRRTRRHVSEGTVNISNVLSFSNNVADIPTESNSLRNIKEYKIDAGERRAVSSLTTESEVLGSGFEYVRPIKNKSVIPQPSKNIIRPTQKPFAIIRKPGRPAKVKISGISVTINRVSPQEREVSISSCLPPLEQENILERNLAEEKCDHQCNKMDTGHTKADTFKNGSKSMVATIPLRHSITDRKPSLHFLHPLASSSSLIYRNALFRKSYKLHLQKGKSQKEKPKQSRIKIASKGTPATRNSRNEKMCLEDNKLIPISEVSLDPIISSNPLLRWWAASTSNDSLIEELNNRFEQITNAWVQVSGDEAGNCAHKKREHIENDNFKIANPLETCLLELEVSPVKMLFRKKYDLNELCIWFMQTTETQSLSLVRKANARNPLEVINTRGIKLGTKYSNFNTSPFRKHFKKFALSSPSKSAGKLHILHKMVSSPLLNVKNNLTLARLKRTEFKRLQHERWKREGKLHNHGTIDWISKRKNLRFFCQNQFLSKTEGGTNADIPLRGKNTIANQFILPPEIRDDSLQQKVAMSDLKTHASLENNFKSEAKENGTNCSQKDFEKGPRLGNVCPNNWKSKTLKDCRIFLRKINYLEHKNTFKLNTIIYSPESIDSGSNPQTHREESKRFTLRSHSARQNSFIKQSKEMENAKTNSPSIDKFPSQLDNSKLNKCVNYDKNPDSSDVLSKLNKRKRPPWKTTEMSTKRHKRQSCNSGQMANYYSKSQLACYK; encoded by the exons ttcaacTGTTGATGCAAAATCAGAGGAAGCTactaaaatggaaaaaggaaaatcagcATTAAGCAAAGTTTTGGAATCTTTGTGCATACATCACCAGCAACAAGTTTTGGCCATGTTGAAATTTCTAGTCCAAGAGCAGAATACTGCTTCTCTTTGCTATTGTAATACATCATATACTGTGTCTTCAGAATCTCAAAAGCCCCTAATTGAAGATGATTTACATGGTCTATTCTGTAGTTGTGAATATAGGCTGGCAGAAAGAGGgtatttacaaaatgaaagacaaagcCCTGGTTTTGTGCCTCTGCCAGTCTGTATTAAAGATTTACATTGTTTATCTTGCCAAACTGTAACTATTGAACACATTAAGACAGTAGTGAATAGAGGAATTGCAAACAGTTATAATTCTCACAGGTGCTGTTCTGGACTGTTACCAAACATTCACAATACAAAATCAACCTTTCATGCTCCTCTTTCATCAAGGGAAGTATGCGATGTTTCAGTCAGTCTTAAGGATGTTTGTAGATCTCGAAGTCCGTCACCTCCACCGTTATCACCTGTACAGACTGAAGGATTTGAAAAATTGAAAGATGTCGTCCCAGAGCTTTCAGCCTTAGAAAATAACAGACTTGAAATAAACATTAACCAGCCTCCATCTCTCACACCAGCAGAAATAAACAGTGACAAGGGCGAACCCGAAGGTAAAgtacataaaactaaaaaaccCAGTAACTCCGATTATTTGCTCCTGGAAGACAGTGATAATTGTACTGCAAATCATGAAAAAGATGAAACTACTGTAATATTTCAAGATTTAATGGATCgtattaatgaaaaattaaaatcaatagaAGCTACAGATGTGACAAGCTTTATAAAATTATCTAGCAGTGATTGTAGTACAGATAATGATTTAAAATTGAGGGATTTAATATCCTCACTCTTGCATAATGCCAAGGCCAGTGATTACAGTTTCATGGAACTGCTGAGTCAACATgataaaaaggtagaaaataaaattattcagacAAGATTTCGAAAGCGTCAAGAAACCTTATTTTCAATGCACAGCTCTCCTGATTCCCCCATGTTTAGAAGGCAGtctttacaaataaaaagagaaCTTGCTAGTCTTGATGaaaattttgtaagaaaaaaatacactgaaaaaaattcaaggaagTTAACACGCAATGATGAGATATTTTCCATGGACAAAGAAGAATTCTATCATTGCCAAGGGTCTTTACAAAATTCTAAAAACCGGCAAGATAATAATCATACAGAAACATCATTTTCACCAGATTGTGCATTACAGTCATTACAACTACCTCTTCATAGTTTAGAAACTAACTTGGCTTTTGATGCATTTTCAGAAAGCTTTAAAACAACTTTCCCTGAGAAAATGAGCATAAGAAAATCACAGGAGAAATCTGCAGGTGGAAAAAAACTTTTgcaaaatcacaaggaaaaccCCAACCTGGAGAATACTCAAGCTCCTTTGAAAAGTGATGTTTCTCAACTTTTGAGCAGAACTAAACGAAATATTGTGCCCCCAGGGTGGTATTCTATATATGTAACAAATaattatgttttcaaaaaatcCCCTAAGGCCAAAAAAGTTTctgaatctacaaaaaaaaaagatcctatgaAAAATATTCAACTCGAAAGCTCACACAATATAGATCTAAACAAAATTGCAATGAATTCTAATTTACAAGTTGTTGTGGAGCGTTTGGAAGACACAATAAATATGGCCCAGAAGTCTTTGAATAATCGCTCATTATCTGAAGGATGCAAGGCATCCAAGAAATTGATAGAAGTTAATGGTAAAGATCAAACTGCAGGTAGAAATGTGACTCTTACTGTAAGCAGAATGGCATGCAAAGAGCAGAGTTTGTCAAAATCTGTGGTAGCAACCAGCAATATCAAAAGCAATCATATTCCTACAATAGATTTGAATAGCAAAAGACTTGATAATCTGGAAAAGACATCTGTTTTGGATACAAGTAGCTTGATTTCCAGTGTTCAAAGTGTGTCAGCAAAATATGAAGCCATTGAAAGCTCTCCTTTTTCCAGCTATTCTAGTCCTATCAAACTTATGTTTTTATCTGAGGTTAAAAGCAGTGAAGGAGTCAAATACACTTTAACTTCAGTTGGTACTTCCAAGTCAAATATTGAACTTCCTTCTGAAAAATATCTAACTCATcatgtaattgaaaaaaaaacaatgacaaataaGAATGTCCCAAATGCTAACTTTGAAAAGGATAGTTCTAATCTTAATGATAGTGACACTCTACAGGGAGAACTAAACAAATTTAATTGTGCAAAAGAAACTACAGAATCCCCTGCAATGTTTATAGATGGTATGAATAGTGATAAGCCACAAGATGAACCTAAGGAAAATCCAAGCAATGGTATTGATTCATCTTTTAAACGGAAACCAGGTAGACCTAAAAAAATAGGTCCCCAGGTTGTGAAACAAATTAAGCGGCCAATTGGAAGACCACCAAAACCTAAAACTAATCAAACAGACATCACCATTTGCCAAAATGAGTCTTCTAGTGCTGGAAAGAAAAGTCCAGAGTCTCTCCTATCAGAAGTAGGAGAAGGTATTTATAAAAAGAGTATTACCGTAACTGTTATTTATGGAAGGTCAAGAAGAACTAGAAGGCATGTTTCTGAAGGAACGGTAAACATAAGCAATGTGTTATCTTTCAGCAATAATGTTGCTGATATTCCAACTGAAAGTAACAGTCTCCGAAAtattaaagaatacaaaattgaTGCAGGTGAAAGAAGGGCTGTTTCAAGTTTAACTACTGAAAGTGAGGTCTTGGGGTCTGGCTTTGAATATGTTAGGCCTATCAAGAACAAGTCTGTGATACCTCAACCTTCCAAGAACATTATTCGACCAACTCAGAAGCCTTTTGCTATAATTAGGAAGCCTGGTAGACCTGCAAAAGTGAAAATCTCTGGCATATCTGTGACTATTAATAGAGTTTCACCTCAGGAGAGAGAAGTAAGTATTAGCAGCTGCTTACCTCCTTTAGAACAAGaaaatatattagaaagaaaTCTGGCTGAAGAAAAGTGTGATCACCAATGCAATAAGATGGATACAGGGCACACCAAAGCTGACACATTTAAGAATGGATCAAAAAGTATGGTTGCTACTATACCTTTGAGACATTCTATTACAGATAGAAAACCATCTCTTCATTTCTTACATCCATTAGCATCTTCTAGCTCACTTATTTATAGAAATGCTCTGTTCCGTAAATCGTATAAACTCCATTTGCAGAAGGGTAAAAGTCAGAAGGAAAAACCTAAGCAGTCAAGGATAAAAATAGCTTCGAAAGGTACCCCAGCAACCAGAAATTCAAGGAATGAAAAAATGTGTTTGGAAGATAACAAATTAATACCCATTTCTGAAGTATCCTTGGACCCAATAATTTCATCAAATCCTTTGCTCAGGTGGTGGGCTGCTTCTACATCAAACGATTCCTTAATAGAGGAATTAAACAATAGATTTGAGCAAATAACAAATGCTTGGGTGCAAGTGAGTGGAGATGAAGCTGGAAATTGTGCTcataaaaagagagaacacattgAAAATGATAATTTCAAAATAGCAAACCCTTTGGAAACCTGTCTTTTAGAACTTGAAGTTTCACCTGTAAAAATGCTTTTTCGGAAAAAGTATGATTTGAATGAACTCTGTATCTGGTTTATGCAAACAACAGAAACACAGTCTCTTTCACTAGTTAGAAAAGCAAATGCTCGAAACCCTTTGGAAGTAATAAATACTAGAGGAATTAAGTTAGGGAccaaatattctaattttaataCCAGCCCCTTcagaaagcactttaaaaaatttgcaCTATCTTCTCCTTCAAAATCAGCAGGGAAGTTGCATATACTGCATAAAATGGTTAGCTCTCCACtgttaaatgtgaaaaataatttaacGTTAGCTAGATTAAAAAGAACTGAATTTAAGAGGTTGCAACATGAAAGgtggaaaagagagggaaagctgCACAACCATGGAACAATTGATTGGATCtctaaaaggaaaaacttaaGATTTTTCTGCCAGAACCAATTTTTAAGTAAGACCGAGGGGGGAACAAATGCTGATATCCCACTCCGAGGAAAAAACACAATAGCTAATCAGTTTATTTTGCCACCTGAGATCAGGGATGACTCTTTGCAACAAAAGGTGGCAATGTCTGACTTGAAAACACATGCTAGTTTAGAGAATAATTTTAAGTCAGAAGCAAAAGAGAATGGAACAAATTGCAGccaaaaagattttgaaaagggACCAAGACTAGGAAATGTGTGTCCAAATAATTGGAAGTCAAAAACCTTAAAAGATTGTAGAATATTTTTGAGGAAGATCAACTATCTTGAACACAAAAATACTTTTAAGCTAAATACAATCATTTACTCTCCTGAATCTATTGACAGTGGAAGTAATCCTCAGACTCACAGAGAAGAATCAAAGCGCTTTACCTTAAGATCCCATTCTGCTAGGCAAAATTCTTTTATAAAGCAgtctaaagaaatggaaaatgctaAAACAAATAGTCCTTCAATCGATAAATTTCCCAGCCAACTTGACaatagtaaattaaataaatgtgttaacTATGACAAGAATCCTGATAGTTCTGATGTTCTTAGCaaattgaacaaaagaaaaagaccacCATGGAAGACCACAGAAATGTCAACAAAAAGGCATAAACGACAGTCCTGCAACAGTGGACAAATGGCAAACTATTATTCAAAATCCCAACTAG CATGCTACAAATGA